Proteins found in one Herbiconiux sp. A18JL235 genomic segment:
- a CDS encoding DUF4190 domain-containing protein gives MTDQNQPPVPPQQPTPPSAPAAPQYQAAPQYNAAPPVGQPGGYGNQPNSTAGKGLGIAGLIAGIAGFFILPIVAPIAGLIMSIIGRNQSRAAGVPNGPAKAGIIVSIISLVLGIIITIVVIVIVVAAAGSIAEACAELGPGTHYIDGITYTCS, from the coding sequence ATGACCGACCAGAATCAGCCCCCGGTCCCGCCGCAGCAGCCGACCCCGCCGTCCGCTCCCGCTGCCCCCCAGTACCAGGCGGCGCCGCAGTACAACGCCGCTCCGCCCGTGGGTCAGCCCGGTGGCTATGGCAACCAGCCCAACTCGACCGCGGGCAAGGGTCTCGGCATCGCCGGCCTCATCGCGGGCATCGCGGGTTTCTTCATCCTCCCGATCGTCGCTCCCATCGCGGGGCTCATCATGAGCATCATCGGGCGCAACCAGTCACGGGCTGCCGGCGTGCCGAACGGGCCCGCGAAGGCCGGAATCATCGTCTCGATCATCAGCCTGGTGCTCGGCATCATCATCACGATCGTCGTCATCGTCATCGTGGTGGCCGCGGCGGGCAGCATCGCCGAGGCCTGCGCCGAGCTCGGCCCGGGCACCCACTACATCGACGGCATCACCTACACCTGCAGCTGA